The nucleotide window AGAGACTTTTGAATATGGGGCAGATAAAGTATATTTTGTGGAAACTAAGGGATTCGATAGATACGATAACGAAGTGTACACTAGAGCATTAGCCAAGGTAATAAAGAAATATAAGCCAGAAGCAGTCTTCTTCCCAGGGACTAAAAATGCCAGAGAACTTGCATCAACGACTGCAATTGAAGTAGATACTGGATTAATAGCTGATTGTACTAACTTTGACGTGGACGATAAAGGAGTTTTACTTTCAACAAGACCTGACTTTGGAGGTAAAGAAATGTCCACCATAATATGTCCTAGACATAGACCAGTAATGGTTACAGTTAGAGCTGGTGTATTCATGCCGTTACCCAGAGTCCCTGGGAGAAAGGGTGAATTAGCAAGAGAGGAAATTGATGACCTATTCACTAGACTTAAAGTATTAGACTATAGAGTTATAGAAAAGAGAAATATCTTAGCGGAGGCAGATATAGTGATAGGTGTAGGTAGGGGTATTAGAAGCCCAGAAAATATAAAGATGGCTGAGGAATTAGCCTCATTATTAGGCGGAGTAGTTGGCGTTTCTAAACCATTGGCAGATATGGGTTGGTATCCTAAGGATAGACAAGTCGGTCAAACTGGTACAACAATAAGGCCTAAGGTTTACATAGCATTAGGGATTTCTGGTGCAGTACAACACTTAGTTGGTATACTATCTTCCAGAAAGATAGGGGCCATAAACTTGGATCCAAGTGCACCAATCTTTGAGAATTGCGATTTCGGAGTAGTCGGTGATATCTTCGAGATATTACCTAAAATGATGGAATTGCTTAAGAAAAAGGAGGTAAGCTAGGAATGAAATTCGATATTGTTGTAGTTGGAGCTGGACCCGCTGGTTCATCTGCAGCTATAACTGCAGCTAGAGGGGGAGCTAAAGTCCTATTATTAGAAAGGGGTCCAGAGCCAGGTTCCAAGAACGTTTCTGGAGCAATGATAAGGTTAGAGGATTTCTCTTCAGTTTATGACATAGCTTCTATTCCAATAGAGAGAAAAGTAAAGAATGTTGATTTGATCTTACTAAGTGACTCAAATAGAACAAGAATAAGTGTAAATGTTGAATCAAATTTAGCAACTGTCGCAAGGTTGAAACTAGATAAATGGATGGCTCAACAAGCGGAAAAAGCTGGAGCACTACTGATAACAAAAACAACTGTATTAGGAGTTGAAAGGGAAGGAAACGAATATAAAATATCAACTGATAGGGGTGAAATAACTGCTGATAGAGTAGTATTAGCTGAGGGTGTGAATGCCTTAGTTTCAATGAAGGCTAATATAAGGCCAGATTTAACTCCGGATCATGCAGCGCAAACAGTTAAAGAGGTTTATAGTTTAAATAAGGATGAGATCAATAAGAGATTTGGATTTAAGGCTGACGACGAAGGCATAAGTTGGAGAATATTAGGGACAGACCCAGTTCCCTATGCTGGTTTCCTTTACGTATATAAGGATGCCGTGGCAATAGGTGCCGGAATTCCCATGAAGATACTTATAAAGAGAAAAATAACTCCTTATACTGTATTAGACGAGGTCAAGGAGAGACTGAACTTTAACGAGTTAGTTAAGGGAGCGTCACTAAGAGAATATTCGGCAAAGGTTATACCAGAATATGGTTTTCCTTCATGGAAAGCTTGTTCAGGTAAGGTTTATTTAGCTGGAGATGCAATAGGTCTTGTGGATCCATTGACATTTAATGGGATTGGTCCTGCAGTGGCTTCCGGAGTGGTTGCAGGAAAGGCTGCTTTAGAATCTTATGAATGTAACAAATATGAATACGAATTAATGAAAAATAAGGAAGTTAGAAGAGTTGTGAATGCCAGACCACTAGTAAAGGAGTTAATAGAAGAAGAAAACTTCAAATATTATGTGAAAACTATTAATGATCTCCTACACGGTTGGGTTTACAGTGACTTTTCTAAAGTTAAGTTAGACACGTCTAAACTACTTAAACACTTATTATTAGGTATGGGGGTGTTAAAGTCATGAGAATAGAGGAAAAACTTTACACTCTAAGATATAAGAAGGACGAACAACCCCATCTAGCCATTATTGATCCAAACAAATGTCTCAGATGTGAACAAGTTAATGGGGTTCCACAACCATGCATTGCAGTCTGCCCTGCAAATGTTTATTCATGGATCGATCAAAGAATTGTGATATCTTATGAGAATTGTGTTGAGTGTGGCGCTTGTAGAATTGCTTGTCCCTATTCTAACATCTTATGGAAGTATCCAAGATATGGGTTAGGCATAGCATTAAGGTATGGTTAAAATTCGGGATACAATCGCCTTATTCCTCTAACTTCCAATAAGTACACTTTTTTGTCCTCTATTGCCCACTCAATGTTTATATTTCTCTTGAAAATACTTTCTATGGCTATAGCCATGTTTGCAATTCTTATAGCATCATTATCACTTAAGCTCTCAGCCAATGCTTCTTCCTTACTTAGTTCAATGCTCTTTATCTTTTTCTCGGCGAAATCATAAGTTAATTTCATGACTTTTTCAGAAATTCTTTTACTTACTAATGATCTTGTAGCCTTACTTACTACGTATTGATCTGGAGTAACCATACCTTTAGTTACGCTTTCTCCAAGACCAAAAGATGACTCTATGACTACGTAATCTGGTTCTTCGGTTATGGGGTGTATTGAGAATGCTGTACCTGCACTAACTGGGTTTATCATTGTTTGGACAAGAATTGCCATCCCTGCTTCATTATGAGTTAAGATCCTATAAGCTATCGCTCTGGGATTAAAATACGACGCGATAACTCTCTTAATACTTGGAATGAGATTTTCCTGAGTAACAAATAAGTCTGTTTCGTATTCACCAGCAAAACTAGCACCACTTAAGGGGGATGTAGCTGTTGCCCTTACAGCAACGTATTTTGAACCTAATTGAGAGAACCTTTCATATATTTCTTTTTCCATTTCGTTTGGTAATTTCGATGCTATAATCATGCTTTTTATCATTTCGCTTCTCTTTTCCAGATCCGTCGTATCGTTTAAATTTACGGAGGATAGTATTCCTCTTATTTCGTCATCAAGATCTTTAATCGCTTCATTTACTCCTCTTGATGATATTATGAACCCTTTAGGGATGTTAAATCCCATCTTATATAATTC belongs to Saccharolobus solfataricus and includes:
- a CDS encoding ferredoxin family protein translates to MRIEEKLYTLRYKKDEQPHLAIIDPNKCLRCEQVNGVPQPCIAVCPANVYSWIDQRIVISYENCVECGACRIACPYSNILWKYPRYGLGIALRYG
- a CDS encoding PEP/pyruvate-binding domain-containing protein, which produces MNYTYLLDEVSLSMVSIVGRKSAYLGELYKMGFNIPKGFIISSRGVNEAIKDLDDEIRGILSSVNLNDTTDLEKRSEMIKSMIIASKLPNEMEKEIYERFSQLGSKYVAVRATATSPLSGASFAGEYETDLFVTQENLIPSIKRVIASYFNPRAIAYRILTHNEAGMAILVQTMINPVSAGTAFSIHPITEEPDYVVIESSFGLGESVTKGMVTPDQYVVSKATRSLVSKRISEKVMKLTYDFAEKKIKSIELSKEEALAESLSDNDAIRIANMAIAIESIFKRNINIEWAIEDKKVYLLEVRGIRRLYPEF
- a CDS encoding NAD(P)/FAD-dependent oxidoreductase — translated: MKFDIVVVGAGPAGSSAAITAARGGAKVLLLERGPEPGSKNVSGAMIRLEDFSSVYDIASIPIERKVKNVDLILLSDSNRTRISVNVESNLATVARLKLDKWMAQQAEKAGALLITKTTVLGVEREGNEYKISTDRGEITADRVVLAEGVNALVSMKANIRPDLTPDHAAQTVKEVYSLNKDEINKRFGFKADDEGISWRILGTDPVPYAGFLYVYKDAVAIGAGIPMKILIKRKITPYTVLDEVKERLNFNELVKGASLREYSAKVIPEYGFPSWKACSGKVYLAGDAIGLVDPLTFNGIGPAVASGVVAGKAALESYECNKYEYELMKNKEVRRVVNARPLVKELIEEENFKYYVKTINDLLHGWVYSDFSKVKLDTSKLLKHLLLGMGVLKS